ACAAATGCTAAAATGAAGTTCATTGCAGCACCCACAAAGATTGTTAAAGCGCGTTGCCCTAGTTTTTTCGAGCCAAATTGTCTATTATACGCAGCAATTTGAATTTCTTCCCCCGCAGTAATAATACGAGCCTTTTCATTCACTCGGAATGTTTGAAGCTCTTCCTCGTACTCTTCATAGCCCGAAATTGTTAAATTATGCTCCAAATCAGCTTGTTCGACTTCAATAACACGAACATTTGGATACTTTTCATATCCATCAAAAACTAATTTTACAACTTCGTCTTTTTCATTTAATACAAGGCCAACCTTTTTCCCAGGCTTTAACTCAACTGTGTCCGCATCCTCGCCGGCCATTCTTACATAGCCACCAAGGGGCAGTAATCGAATCGTATACACCGTTTCATTCTTTTCAAATGAGAATATTTCGGACCAAAACCAATCGCAAACTCGCGGCATAAAATACCTGCTCTTTTTGCGAAATATAGATGCCCTAGCTCATGGAAAAATACGAGTGCACCGAAAATTAATATAAAGGCAATCGCTGTATTCAATTCCATAACCACCTTTGCTAAATTTGTTCCATCACAAACCGTCTTGTGGCCGCATCAATTTCCAAAATTTCCTCTAAGCTCGGTCGTGCAATGACATTGTGATGGTTCATTGCTTTTTCAATGAGATCTTCCACTGTTAAGAAACCAATTCTCTTTTGTAAAAAGGCTTCAACCGCTACTTCATTCGCTGCGTTCATTACAGCTGGCATACTTCCACCTGCTTTTCCAGCTTCATACGCAAAACGTAAACAACGGAATCGTTCTTGGTCCATTTTCTCAAAATGCAACGTCCCTATTTCCCATAAGTTTAACTGTTTTGTGTCTGAAAGAGGCAATCTATCAGGATATGTAAGTGCGTATTGAATTGGTACTCGCATATCAGGTGAACCAAGCTGCGCCATTACACTACGATCTTCAAATTCAACCATAGAATGGATAATACTTTCTTTATGTAAAACAACATCGATTTGCTCATAAGGGATACCAAAAAGCCAATGTGCTTCAATTACTTCTAGTCCCTTATTCATCATTGTAGCAGAATCAATTGTAATTTTCGAACCCATTGACCAGTTTGGATGTCGAAGCGCATCTTCTACGGTCACATGATGCAATTCATCCCTCGTTTTATCACGGAAACTTCCACCAGAAGCCGTTATAATAAGACGAGAAATTCTTTTTTCATTTTCACCATTCAAGCACTGAAAAATAGCCGAATGTTCACTATCTACTGGAAGTAACGAAACATTATGTTTTCGTGCTGCTTCCATTACAAGATGTCCTGCAGTTACTAACGTTTCTTTATTTGCAATTCCAATTGTTTTTTTCGCCTCAATTGCACGAAGTGTTGGTAACAACCCTACGCTACCTACAACAGCATTTACTACAATCTCCGCATCTGGATGTAATGCTACTTCTAAAAGTCCTTCACTACCATATACAATTTTTGTATTACCAGAAACAGATTGTAATTTTAAAACATCTTCCTCTCTTTGCACAGAGACGATTTGCGGAGAAAATTCTTGAATTACCTTTACTGCGTAGTCAATATTTTTCCCTACAGAAAAAGCAACGAGACGGAATTGGTCTGGGTGCGAGCGTAATACATCTAAAGTTTGTGTACCAATTGATCCGCTTGCACCTAATAAACTAATGTTTTTCATGACTCCAACCCCTCGTTCATTTATTAATTGTATTGTAATAAGAAGTAGAGAATTGGTAAAACGAATAACCAACTATCTGTTCGGTCTAATATACCACCATGCCCAGGTAAAATTGTACCTGAATCCTTTACGCCATAATGACGTTTAAAAGCAGATTGTACTAAATCACCAATTTGTCCAAAAATAGAAATGATAATTGTCAGCACAATTAAAATTACTACATTCGATTCGACTGGGAAGAACACGTTGTAAACAAGTGCCACAATAATTCCACAAACGATACCGCCTAATGAACCTTCAATCGTTTTATTCGGACTAATTTCTGGCCACAATTTTCTCTTGCCCAATGCTTTTCCTACGAAATATGCGCCTGAATCAGTAGCCCATATAACAAATAATGCGCAAAATACATATTTAATTCCTAATATTCTCGTTTCATTTAAATATAAGAATCCCATTGCCACATATGTCGTTGCCATCAGTAAAAATGAAGCATTATCAAAAGTAAATGTATTCTTAGAAAGGACTGTATATGATAAAAGTAATAAAACAATCACAAATGTGATTTCCAATTTACCTAATCCAATCCATGTAAACAGTTCTGATGCACTACTTGGAATTAAAAGAATCCACAATAATACTGCAGCTAAAACTGTCGGTACTGAAATAAGCGTAAGCTTATTCATACGAATTAATTCATATAAACCTATAGAAGCAAGTGCATACACTAAAACCGTAAAAGGCACGCCACCGTATATTACGATGGGAATGAATAGCGCGGCAGCAACCACTCCAGTAATAATTCTCTGTTTCACTACCAAACCCTCTCTTTCTACACGCCTCCGAATCTGCGCCCTCTATGTTGAAAGTCAGTAATCGCATTTAGCAAATGTTCTTCTTTGAAGTCTGGCCAATACACGTCTGTAAACCAAAACTCCGAATATGCAATTTGCCATAACATGAAATTACTAATACGTAGCTCTCCGCTTGTTCGGATTAACAACTCTGGATCAGGTAAAGAACTCGTCATTAAGTAGGAGGAAAGCATTTCTTCACTTACCTCTTCAGAACGAATTTTTCCTTCCTCATTATCTTTCATCATATGTTGCACAGCAGAAACGATTTCATCTCGACTTCCATAGTTTAACGCGAAATTAAGAATTAATCCCGTATTCTCTTTCGTATCTTCCATGGCTTTCTCCATCGCTCTGCGTGTATGCGTAGGAAGACGATCTTTTTGCCCTATTACTCGGACTTGTACGTTTTCTTCAATCAATTCTGGTAAAAATGTACCTAGAAATTCTTCTGGAAGCTTCATTAAATAATCAACTTCCTTTTTCGGTCTTTTCCAGTTCTCAGTTGAAAAAGCATAGAGAGTTAACACTTTCACATTAAGTTTACTTGCAAATTTTGTAATTTTCTTTACAACTTGCATACCTTCATGATGTCCCGCAATACGAGGCATTGCTCTCCTCTTTGCCCATCTTCCATTCCCATCCATAATGATGGCAATATGTTCTGGGATATATCCTTTTTTCACTTCTTCAACGAGATGATCAAACGATGTGTCCTTTTTACCTTTAAAAAAAGGAAAGTTTTTAAACATCATTCATACCCTCCAGCAAGCAGACGTATGCCTAAAAGTGTAAAAAGACCCCCTTAAGAAGAGGGTCATATTTGCGAAGTTATCGCTATTACACTTCCATGATTTCTTTTTCTTTGTTTTTTGCGATTTCGTCAACTTTTGCAATATATTTATCTGTTTCTTTTTGGATATCTTCAGTATATCCTCTTAAATCATCTTCTGTAATCTCGCCAGCTTTTTCAAGCTTCTTAAGATCATCATTTCCGTCACGACGTACGTTACGAACAGCAACTTTTGCTTCTTCAGCATATTTTTTCACAACTTTTACAAGATCACGACGACGCTCTTCTGTTAGTGCAGGGAATGCAATACGAATTACAGTTCCATCATTAGAAGGGTTTAAGCCTAAATCTGCTTTTAAAATTGCTTTTTCAATATCACCGATAGAAGTTTTATCATAAGGTTGAATTACTAGTAAACGCGCTTCTGGAACTGTAATGTTCGCTAATTGCACAACTGGTGTTGGTGCACCATAGTAATCAACTTGTACCTTATCTAATACAGACGCGTTTGCACGACCAGCACGAACTGTTGCTAATTCACGAGAATAAGCAGCAACTGCTTTTTCCATTTTTTCATTTGAAGACTTCAATACTTGTTGTCCCATATTTATTTCCCCCTTACCACTGTTCCGATATTTTCGCCTAAAACGGCACGTTTAATATTACCTTTTTCCATAACTGAGAATACAATTAGTGGAATATCATTATCCATACATAGAGAAGAAGCTGTAGAATCCATTACACCTAAACCTTCTTTTAATACATCTAAGTAAGTAAGCGTTTCGTATTTTGTAGCTGTTGGATCAATAGATGGATCCGCATTATATACACCATCTACATTGTTTTTCGCCATTAAAATTACATCTGCTTCAATTTCTGCCGCACGTAATGCTGCTGTTGTATCTGTAGAGAAGTATGGGTTACCTGTACCTGCTGCAAAGATAACAACACGTTTTTTCTCTAAGTGACGAACTGCTTTACGACGAATGTAAGGTTCTGCAACTTGACGCATCTCAATTGAAGTTTGTACACGAGTTTGAATTCCGATATTCTCCAAGCTATCTTGAAGAGCTAATGAATTCATAACTGTCGCTAACATGCCCATGTAATCTGCCCCTGCACGATCCATGCCCATTTCACTTCCAATTTTTCCACGCCAAATGTTACCGCCACCAACAACAACAGCAACCTCTACATCAAGTTCTGCAATTTCTTTTACTTGTTCCGCAACTGACTTAATAACAGTTGGGTTAATTCCAAATCCTTGCTCTCCAGCTAAAGCTTCTCCACTTAGCTTTAAAACGACACGATTATATTTCGGTTTACTCATAATGAACCTCCAATTGCTTACATCTTTATTTTAAAAAAGGGAACACAATGTGTTCCCTAATCTGTATTAGTTACTACCTTTTACTTGGTTCATTACTTCTTCAGCAAAGTTGTCTTCGCGTTTTTCGATACCTTCACCAACAGCGTAGCGAACGAATCCTTTTAATGTTCCGCCTTTAGACTCAACGAACTGACGAACTTTCATATCAGGGTTTTTAACGAATGCTTGGTCAAGTAAGCAAATCTCTTCGAAGAATTTGCCTAGACGGCCTTCAACCATTTTCGCAACGATTTTCTCAGGCTTGCCTTCGTTTAATGCTTGTTGTGTTAATACTTGACGCTCATGCTCAACTTCTTCAGCTGTTACAGCATCGCGGTCGATGTATTTAGGGTTAACTGCAGCGATGTGCATTGCAACATCTTTAGCAGCAGCTTCATCAGTAGAACCTTCAAGAACTGTTAATACACCAATGCGTCCACCCATGTGTAGGTAAGCGCCGAATGCATCTGCATCAGTTTTTGATACGATTTCGAAACGACGAAGTGTAAGTTTTTCACCAATTTTAGCGATTGCTTCGTTGATGTGCTCTTCAACTTTTTTACCGTTTTCCATTGTTTGAGCCATAGCTTCTTCAACGTTAGCTGGTTTGTTAGTTAATAAGTGAGCAGCTAATTCTTTAATTAGTGTTTGGAAACCTTCGTTTTTCGCAACGAAATCAGTTTCAGAGTTTAATTCTAAGATTAAAGCGTCGTTACCGTTTGTTTCGATGAAAGTTAAACCTTCAGCAGCAATGCGGTCTGCTTTTTTAGCAGCTTTCGCAATACCTTTTTCACGTAAGAAGTCAATTGCCTTCTCCATGTCGCCATTAGTTTCTGTTAAAGCTTTTTTGCAGTCCATCATACCTGCGCCAGTTTTTTCACGTAATTCTTTTACCATTTGAGCAGTGATTGCCATACTTTTCATCCTCCTAAAATATGTATTTATACCTTTTATAAAGGTGTTTATACCTTAAAAAAGGTGATAAAAGGCCGAACCCCTTATCACCTTTCCAACTTTGTTACGCAGTAACAGTTTCTTCACCTTGTTTTGCTTCAAGGATCGCGTCTGCCATTTTAGATGTAAGAAGTTTTACAGCACGAATTGCATCATCGTTTGCTGGGATAACGTGATCGATTTCGTCTGGATCACAGTTTGTATCAACGATACCGATGATTGGAATGTGTAATTTGCGTGCTTCAGCAACTGCAATACGCTCTTTACGAGGGTCTACTACGAATAATGCACTTGGAAGACCTTTCATATCTTTAATACCGCCTAAGAATTTCTCAAGACGCTCTAACTCTTTTTTAAGTTGAACAACTTCTTTCTTAGGAAGTACTTCGAAAGTACCATCTTCTTGCATTCTTTCGATGTCTTTAAGACGCTTGATACGCTTTTGGATTGTTTGGAAGTTTGTTAAAGTTCCACCTAACCAACGTTGGTTAACGAAGTACATACCAGCACGAGTTGCTTCTTCTTTAATAGCTTCTTGTGCTTGTTTTTTAGTACCTACGAATAAGATGTCTCCGCCTTCAGCAGCGATGTCGCGCATCGTTCTGTAAGCTTCCTCAACTTTTTTCACAGTTTTTTGTAAGTCGATGATGTAGATACCGTTACGCTCTGTGAAAATGTAACGCTTCATTTTTGGGTTCCAACGACGAGTTTGATGTCCGAAATGAACACCAGCTTCAAGCAATTGCTTCATAGAAATTACTGACATAATATAGTTCCTCCTAAATGGTTTTTGATATCCTCCGTTTACTTCATCTCTAAGCGAAACTACAAACGTAGCACCAACACTTAAATCAGTAAACGTGTGTACTTTGTACTGACACCACTGCTTACTATATCATACTGAAATATTACAATCAAGTCGAAAATGCGAACAATGTAAAACTTTCTTTGTTCATACTCGAATTCTAGTATTACCAACCTTCTTTTCTTTTAAGCAAAAAAGTAAATACAATTAATAGTTTTCCCAGAAAACACGCTTATGACACTTTTCACAAGCATCTTCTATCCATTGCACAAAAAAACTCTCCTCAATTGAGGAGAGTTTTTTATAAATTAGTTTGTTTTTAATTTAGCAAGTTCTTGTAGAAACTTGTCGTTTAGCACTTTAATGTATGTTCCTTTCATACCTAAAGAGCGAGACTCAATAACACCAGCACTTTCTAATTTACGTAGTGCATTTACGATTACAGAGCGAGTAATTCCTACGCGATCAGCAATTTTACTTGCAACAAGTAAACCTTCTGTTCCATTTAATTCTTCGAAGATATGCTCAATTGCTTCTAACTCACTGTAAGATAATGAGCTGATTGCCATTTGAACAACAGCTTTACTACGCGCTTCCTCTTCGATTTCTTCTGCTTTTTCACGTAAGATTTCCATACCTACAACAGTTGAGCTGTACTCAGCAAGGATTAAATCATCATCTAAGAACTCTTGACCAAGACGAGCTAATACTAATGTACCTAGACGCTCACCGCCACCAACGATTGGTACGATTGTAGTTAAACCTTGACCGAATAATTCTCTGTTTTCTACTGGGAATGCTGTGTAAGCACTGTTCACATCTAAGTTTGAAGATGTTTCTGTAATGTTGAATAAGCTTTGTGTATATTCTTCTGGGAATTGACGTTCTGCAAGCATTTGCTTCATGCGTTCGTTTTCGATTTGTTGGTGAATTGCATAACCTAGTAATTTACCACGACGGCTAACTACGAATACGTTTGCTTCGATTACTTCACACATTGTGTCAGACATTTCTCTAAAGTTTACAGGCTTCCCTGCTGCGCTCTGTAATAACGCATTTAATTTTCTCGTTTTTGCTAATAATTCCATTTCAAAAGTTCCTCCTACATGTTACTCACATATTTTTTCATCACTTGGAAACTAGGGCGAGTCACCTGATGACACTATTACAAAATAAACTGGCTCACATCTTTATTTTTAGCAATTGTTGCTAATTTCTCCTCAACGTATTGAGGTGTTATCGTTATTTTCTCTAACGTAATTTC
This DNA window, taken from Bacillus cereus ATCC 14579, encodes the following:
- the rpsB gene encoding 30S ribosomal protein S2 is translated as MSVISMKQLLEAGVHFGHQTRRWNPKMKRYIFTERNGIYIIDLQKTVKKVEEAYRTMRDIAAEGGDILFVGTKKQAQEAIKEEATRAGMYFVNQRWLGGTLTNFQTIQKRIKRLKDIERMQEDGTFEVLPKKEVVQLKKELERLEKFLGGIKDMKGLPSALFVVDPRKERIAVAEARKLHIPIIGIVDTNCDPDEIDHVIPANDDAIRAVKLLTSKMADAILEAKQGEETVTA
- the cdsA gene encoding phosphatidate cytidylyltransferase is translated as MKQRIITGVVAAALFIPIVIYGGVPFTVLVYALASIGLYELIRMNKLTLISVPTVLAAVLLWILLIPSSASELFTWIGLGKLEITFVIVLLLLSYTVLSKNTFTFDNASFLLMATTYVAMGFLYLNETRILGIKYVFCALFVIWATDSGAYFVGKALGKRKLWPEISPNKTIEGSLGGIVCGIIVALVYNVFFPVESNVVILIVLTIIISIFGQIGDLVQSAFKRHYGVKDSGTILPGHGGILDRTDSWLFVLPILYFLLQYN
- the tsf gene encoding translation elongation factor Ts yields the protein MAITAQMVKELREKTGAGMMDCKKALTETNGDMEKAIDFLREKGIAKAAKKADRIAAEGLTFIETNGNDALILELNSETDFVAKNEGFQTLIKELAAHLLTNKPANVEEAMAQTMENGKKVEEHINEAIAKIGEKLTLRRFEIVSKTDADAFGAYLHMGGRIGVLTVLEGSTDEAAAKDVAMHIAAVNPKYIDRDAVTAEEVEHERQVLTQQALNEGKPEKIVAKMVEGRLGKFFEEICLLDQAFVKNPDMKVRQFVESKGGTLKGFVRYAVGEGIEKREDNFAEEVMNQVKGSN
- the frr gene encoding ribosome recycling factor gives rise to the protein MGQQVLKSSNEKMEKAVAAYSRELATVRAGRANASVLDKVQVDYYGAPTPVVQLANITVPEARLLVIQPYDKTSIGDIEKAILKADLGLNPSNDGTVIRIAFPALTEERRRDLVKVVKKYAEEAKVAVRNVRRDGNDDLKKLEKAGEITEDDLRGYTEDIQKETDKYIAKVDEIAKNKEKEIMEV
- the uppS gene encoding isoprenyl transferase, whose translation is MMFKNFPFFKGKKDTSFDHLVEEVKKGYIPEHIAIIMDGNGRWAKRRAMPRIAGHHEGMQVVKKITKFASKLNVKVLTLYAFSTENWKRPKKEVDYLMKLPEEFLGTFLPELIEENVQVRVIGQKDRLPTHTRRAMEKAMEDTKENTGLILNFALNYGSRDEIVSAVQHMMKDNEEGKIRSEEVSEEMLSSYLMTSSLPDPELLIRTSGELRISNFMLWQIAYSEFWFTDVYWPDFKEEHLLNAITDFQHRGRRFGGV
- the pyrH gene encoding UMP kinase, with the protein product MSKPKYNRVVLKLSGEALAGEQGFGINPTVIKSVAEQVKEIAELDVEVAVVVGGGNIWRGKIGSEMGMDRAGADYMGMLATVMNSLALQDSLENIGIQTRVQTSIEMRQVAEPYIRRKAVRHLEKKRVVIFAAGTGNPYFSTDTTAALRAAEIEADVILMAKNNVDGVYNADPSIDPTATKYETLTYLDVLKEGLGVMDSTASSLCMDNDIPLIVFSVMEKGNIKRAVLGENIGTVVRGK
- the codY gene encoding GTP-sensing pleiotropic transcriptional regulator CodY, whose product is MELLAKTRKLNALLQSAAGKPVNFREMSDTMCEVIEANVFVVSRRGKLLGYAIHQQIENERMKQMLAERQFPEEYTQSLFNITETSSNLDVNSAYTAFPVENRELFGQGLTTIVPIVGGGERLGTLVLARLGQEFLDDDLILAEYSSTVVGMEILREKAEEIEEEARSKAVVQMAISSLSYSELEAIEHIFEELNGTEGLLVASKIADRVGITRSVIVNALRKLESAGVIESRSLGMKGTYIKVLNDKFLQELAKLKTN
- the dxr gene encoding 1-deoxy-D-xylulose-5-phosphate reductoisomerase, whose amino-acid sequence is MKNISLLGASGSIGTQTLDVLRSHPDQFRLVAFSVGKNIDYAVKVIQEFSPQIVSVQREEDVLKLQSVSGNTKIVYGSEGLLEVALHPDAEIVVNAVVGSVGLLPTLRAIEAKKTIGIANKETLVTAGHLVMEAARKHNVSLLPVDSEHSAIFQCLNGENEKRISRLIITASGGSFRDKTRDELHHVTVEDALRHPNWSMGSKITIDSATMMNKGLEVIEAHWLFGIPYEQIDVVLHKESIIHSMVEFEDRSVMAQLGSPDMRVPIQYALTYPDRLPLSDTKQLNLWEIGTLHFEKMDQERFRCLRFAYEAGKAGGSMPAVMNAANEVAVEAFLQKRIGFLTVEDLIEKAMNHHNVIARPSLEEILEIDAATRRFVMEQI